Proteins encoded together in one candidate division KSB1 bacterium window:
- a CDS encoding tail fiber domain-containing protein gives MKRFVLSVLLLATQASAIPLLVNYQGQLTSSGGTPLDTTVSIAVRMYTGAVGGAQLWAETHSAVPVADGQFQVSLGELSSLTDVIFNQPQVWLGVTIGSDSELSPRTQLTSVAYSYYTGTVHAATGGTVTGDVTILGKGNIGTGNANTGSGAFVAGSNNFATGQNSTVGGGTGNIAENLAAVVSGGASNFARGAYSTVAGGGGTTLADSNLASGDYSVVSGGAGNAADGFVATIAGGSRNIASGSRAAIGGGRVNRARGDFSVVAGGGGTALADSNSANFPYGTIGGGQGNHILADYGTISGGLGNEVGWSSAVVGGEHNAAQGNAAFIGGGVNNYARGPYSVICGGGNAVASDSNAIGTNGWYSFIGGGHHNTVSNPEAVVVGGVLNHAEGHAFVGGGYGNDAAGNYSAIGAGASNTASGAYSTIGAGRDNATDDTASTVAGGRYCRARGRYSSVLGGGGYNAADSNSATGDWSTVLGGRASRATADYAIALGRKAVAMHTGSIVITDGNDIAFNSTADNQCIIRASGGTTIYSAALPFSGVSLAAGGNAWVGVSDSTRKRDIRLTDTRSVLAKVSSLPVKDWEYKSEAIGVEHMGPMAQDFWNAFHLGSDSLGIATNDADGVLFAAVRELAQRNAELSTAVRHHEARLLELEARLDKIASATAGGLTDIATGVTLVNGKRGQ, from the coding sequence ATGAAGCGGTTCGTACTCTCGGTTCTATTGCTGGCGACTCAAGCTTCTGCCATTCCGCTGCTGGTCAATTACCAGGGTCAGCTCACCAGCTCCGGCGGAACGCCGTTGGACACAACCGTGAGCATAGCCGTTCGCATGTACACGGGTGCGGTCGGCGGTGCGCAATTGTGGGCGGAGACACACTCCGCTGTGCCGGTCGCCGACGGTCAGTTCCAGGTTAGCCTGGGCGAACTCTCCAGCTTGACCGATGTCATTTTCAATCAGCCGCAAGTATGGCTCGGAGTGACCATCGGGAGCGACAGTGAACTGAGCCCGCGGACGCAACTGACATCTGTTGCCTATTCCTACTACACGGGAACGGTACACGCGGCAACCGGGGGAACGGTGACCGGTGATGTCACGATTCTCGGCAAAGGCAACATCGGGACCGGCAATGCCAATACCGGCAGCGGTGCGTTTGTCGCGGGCAGCAATAATTTCGCCACGGGCCAGAATTCGACGGTCGGCGGCGGAACGGGAAACATCGCGGAGAATTTGGCGGCCGTCGTAAGCGGCGGCGCTTCCAACTTCGCTCGCGGCGCATATTCCACGGTTGCAGGCGGCGGCGGAACGACGCTCGCGGATTCCAATCTGGCCTCCGGTGACTATTCGGTCGTCAGCGGCGGGGCGGGGAATGCCGCCGATGGTTTTGTTGCCACGATCGCCGGCGGGTCGCGAAACATTGCTTCGGGATCGCGCGCCGCCATCGGCGGCGGCCGCGTGAATCGCGCCCGCGGAGATTTCTCCGTCGTGGCGGGCGGCGGCGGAACGGCTCTCGCCGATTCCAATTCCGCGAATTTCCCCTACGGCACGATTGGCGGCGGACAGGGCAATCACATTCTCGCGGACTATGGCACGATCTCCGGCGGTCTGGGAAATGAAGTCGGCTGGAGTTCGGCGGTCGTTGGCGGAGAGCACAACGCGGCACAGGGAAATGCCGCCTTTATCGGCGGCGGTGTGAATAATTATGCGCGCGGCCCGTACTCGGTCATTTGCGGGGGAGGAAATGCCGTCGCCTCGGATTCCAATGCCATCGGCACCAACGGCTGGTACAGCTTTATCGGCGGGGGCCATCACAATACTGTCAGTAACCCCGAGGCGGTGGTCGTGGGGGGTGTCTTAAATCACGCCGAGGGCCACGCGTTTGTCGGGGGCGGGTATGGCAACGATGCGGCGGGCAATTACTCGGCGATCGGAGCCGGAGCTTCCAATACTGCATCCGGCGCCTACTCAACCATCGGCGCGGGCCGCGATAATGCAACCGACGATACAGCTTCGACGGTCGCCGGAGGACGATACTGTCGCGCGCGCGGCCGCTATTCATCAGTGCTTGGTGGCGGAGGTTATAATGCCGCTGACTCCAACTCCGCAACGGGCGATTGGTCCACGGTGCTCGGTGGGCGCGCGTCGCGGGCCACCGCGGACTATGCCATTGCTCTGGGCCGCAAGGCCGTCGCCATGCATACCGGCAGCATTGTCATCACCGACGGGAATGACATCGCGTTTAACTCAACCGCCGACAATCAGTGTATCATTCGGGCCAGCGGCGGAACCACGATCTACTCGGCCGCGTTGCCATTTTCCGGAGTATCCCTTGCCGCCGGAGGAAATGCATGGGTTGGCGTCTCCGACAGCACCAGAAAACGCGACATCCGTCTGACAGACACCAGATCCGTGCTCGCGAAGGTTTCATCACTTCCCGTTAAGGACTGGGAGTACAAATCCGAAGCTATAGGCGTCGAGCACATGGGTCCGATGGCGCAGGATTTTTGGAATGCGTTTCATCTGGGCAGTGATTCGCTCGGGATTGCCACGAATGACGCGGATGGGGTGTTGTTCGCGGCAGTGCGGGAGTTGGCACAAAGGAATGCTGAATTAAGCACGGCTGTGAGGCACCACGAGGCCAGGCTGCTGGAGCTCGAGGCAAGGTTGGACAAAATCGCGTCCGCGACGGCGGGTGGCTTGACAGACATAGCTACAGGCGTTACATTGGTGAACGGAAAGCGAGGACAGTAG
- a CDS encoding NAD(P)H-dependent oxidoreductase: MLRIATIAGSLRMGSYNRMLIELAEGYLEQTDVEIDRLDLRDFPLPVYDGDIEEKHGLPQAAWTLKARLAAAHGVLIAAPEYNHGMSGMFKNMIDWTSRGNSNPWESKVISLMGATDGPWGTLRAMPQYRQTFLSLGALLHPQFLSVPYANKVWQADGEMVDQTVAPRVEKHVRRFVDLTRRLRIA, from the coding sequence ATGCTACGAATCGCGACGATCGCAGGCTCACTGCGAATGGGGTCGTACAATCGGATGCTGATTGAATTGGCCGAGGGCTATCTCGAACAGACGGATGTTGAGATCGATCGGCTCGACTTGCGTGACTTTCCGCTTCCGGTGTATGACGGGGATATTGAGGAGAAGCACGGGCTGCCGCAGGCCGCGTGGACGCTGAAGGCGCGACTCGCGGCAGCCCATGGCGTGCTGATCGCCGCCCCCGAGTACAATCACGGCATGTCGGGCATGTTCAAGAACATGATCGACTGGACCAGCCGGGGCAATTCTAACCCGTGGGAAAGCAAGGTGATAAGTCTGATGGGCGCGACGGATGGGCCATGGGGCACGTTGCGCGCCATGCCGCAGTACCGGCAGACCTTTCTTTCCCTGGGAGCGCTACTCCATCCGCAATTTCTCAGCGTTCCATATGCGAACAAGGTCTGGCAGGCTGACGGGGAAATGGTCGATCAGACAGTGGCTCCCCGAGTCGAGAAACATGTTCGACGGTTTGTGGATTTGACCAGACGATTGAGAATCGCTTAG
- a CDS encoding tail fiber domain-containing protein: MKRFTCITLFVVTLMLDASFANAPQYVNYQGTLASPDGTPLDTTVAVTVSIYNSPSGGGPLWSSTFEAVTVTDGQFTVLLGSQEPLLGLFLAPTRWLGVTIGNNTEMTPRQVMVSVPYAYRVGSIDTTSGGTVFGNVTVSGGNLQVSGKLNVGSGNTNTGSFANVLGQDNLSSGLNAVVGGGRNSKARGSYSVVAGGGGAAPDDSNSASGDYSAIGGGARNFASGAGSTVPGGLNNTAQGTNSFASGRSAYAFHDGCFVWGDNNSAVVQSYDLNMFMARATGGFHLFTNTALNAGALLLPGGGAWSTFSDSTKKRNARVVDTKSILEKVRSLPIKQWSYNSQNPSFEHVGPMAQDFYAAFGLGECDTLISTIDPDGIALAAIQELAKRLEAVEAENMTLRSRLQTLEASDKQSLNKPTE, translated from the coding sequence GTGAAAAGATTCACTTGTATTACCTTGTTTGTGGTTACTCTGATGTTGGATGCCTCGTTCGCAAACGCGCCGCAGTACGTCAATTATCAGGGGACCCTTGCAAGCCCCGACGGCACGCCGCTCGATACGACGGTAGCTGTCACAGTCTCGATCTACAATTCCCCTTCCGGCGGTGGGCCGCTTTGGTCGTCGACCTTTGAAGCGGTGACGGTCACGGATGGACAGTTCACGGTCCTCTTGGGAAGTCAGGAGCCGCTGTTGGGCCTCTTTTTGGCGCCGACTCGGTGGCTCGGCGTGACCATCGGGAACAACACGGAGATGACCCCGCGGCAAGTGATGGTTTCGGTACCGTATGCCTACCGCGTCGGCTCGATTGATACAACGAGCGGCGGCACAGTGTTCGGGAACGTGACGGTTTCAGGCGGCAACCTGCAGGTCAGCGGCAAGCTGAACGTGGGAAGCGGCAACACAAACACAGGGAGTTTCGCCAATGTGTTGGGGCAGGACAATCTCTCGTCGGGTCTGAATGCGGTGGTGGGCGGTGGGCGCAATAGCAAGGCGCGAGGAAGCTATTCTGTGGTTGCGGGCGGCGGCGGGGCGGCGCCAGACGATTCCAACTCGGCCAGTGGTGATTATTCCGCCATTGGCGGCGGCGCGCGCAATTTTGCTTCCGGCGCGGGTTCCACCGTTCCCGGCGGTCTCAATAACACAGCGCAGGGGACCAATTCCTTCGCGTCCGGGCGCAGCGCGTATGCTTTCCACGACGGGTGCTTCGTCTGGGGCGATAACAACTCAGCCGTGGTTCAGTCCTATGATCTCAATATGTTTATGGCCCGGGCTACCGGGGGTTTTCACCTCTTCACCAACACCGCGCTGAATGCCGGCGCTCTTCTCCTGCCGGGCGGTGGAGCGTGGAGCACGTTCTCGGACAGCACAAAGAAGCGTAATGCGCGTGTTGTGGACACCAAGTCTATTTTGGAGAAGGTAAGGTCCCTGCCGATCAAGCAGTGGAGCTACAACTCTCAGAATCCATCCTTTGAACATGTTGGCCCGATGGCGCAGGATTTCTACGCGGCCTTCGGGCTGGGCGAGTGTGACACGCTGATTTCCACGATTGATCCGGATGGGATTGCGCTGGCGGCGATTCAGGAGCTGGCAAAGCGGTTGGAAGCAGTCGAAGCCGAGAACATGACCCTGCGTTCGCGGCTTCAAACTTTAGAGGCAAGTGACAAGCAGTCCTTGAACAAACCCACGGAGTAG
- a CDS encoding c-type cytochrome yields MKWIVRLLITVVAVIAVAAGYIYWASSAVLNKDYSHIAKGQPIYAPGDSAALVWGTHLAKSIAMCEECHGEGMTGFTLVDDPMFGRLATPNVTRGGKGSEVPASFDIADFERLIRHGVTPKNRGVILMPSFHYCYISDEDIAALWTWYTSLKPVDKEVEGPRYGPIARMLIAQDKFTKLSPEMVNHTAKRPAKPVAGESWEYGEYLAHVGCTGCHGMDLSGGPIEGGPPEWPLAANLTRGGIGATYTEADFFRALREGIRPGGKPLSAVMPFKRTTNLTDSEIRALWLYVQHVPAKPVGSFVWKDEQRP; encoded by the coding sequence TTGAAATGGATCGTGCGGTTGTTGATAACAGTGGTAGCCGTGATCGCGGTTGCGGCCGGCTACATCTACTGGGCATCAAGCGCAGTCCTAAACAAGGACTACAGCCACATTGCGAAGGGACAGCCGATTTATGCGCCGGGCGACAGTGCGGCCCTGGTGTGGGGGACGCACTTGGCGAAATCGATCGCGATGTGCGAGGAGTGTCACGGCGAAGGCATGACGGGGTTTACGTTAGTGGACGATCCGATGTTTGGCCGGCTCGCGACACCCAACGTGACGCGTGGCGGCAAAGGCAGCGAAGTCCCGGCGAGCTTTGATATTGCGGATTTTGAGCGCTTGATTCGGCACGGTGTCACACCGAAGAATAGGGGTGTGATCCTGATGCCGTCTTTTCACTACTGCTACATCTCGGACGAGGATATTGCCGCGTTGTGGACTTGGTACACTTCGTTGAAGCCGGTGGACAAAGAAGTTGAAGGGCCTCGTTACGGCCCGATTGCACGGATGCTGATCGCACAGGACAAGTTCACGAAGTTATCACCGGAAATGGTGAATCATACGGCGAAGCGTCCTGCGAAGCCCGTGGCGGGAGAGTCGTGGGAGTATGGTGAATACCTCGCGCACGTGGGCTGTACGGGCTGTCACGGCATGGACCTGTCGGGAGGTCCGATCGAGGGCGGGCCACCGGAATGGCCGTTGGCCGCGAATTTGACGCGCGGCGGCATTGGCGCGACGTACACGGAAGCGGATTTCTTTCGCGCGCTGCGCGAGGGCATCCGCCCGGGGGGCAAGCCGCTGTCGGCGGTGATGCCGTTCAAGCGCACGACGAACTTGACAGATTCGGAGATTCGCGCGTTGTGGCTTTACGTTCAGCACGTTCCGGCCAAGCCGGTGGGCAGCTTTGTATGGAAGGATGAGCAGCGGCCGTAG
- a CDS encoding S9 family peptidase: MAKQRVDKRLVSATDFAELKHPRALALSPDGELLAYTQWWCDLAKQKYFANLHILETRTGDSHQWTFGEHSDRAPVWSPDGTKLAFLRVEQGADCIFVVARSGGAPQRLFKRRGSLDSVKWAQGGECLILRFRPADPDEAADTAVAQDKQPEEKQPAVRKLSRLYYRLDGDGFFPQERYQLYKLSLADGKLTQLTKGLEDVGGFDVAPDGAHVCYIANIQRDPDTKPYHQQLFVLNLKSRKSQALRVGFGEKHSPTYSPDGRHLVYFGHHNLKDAWSVEPVHPWLVDLKSGKERNLTPNFDRMAGDQSIGDLGFGSDSPVVVWSGDGKSFYYQVSDEGDVYLVRKDLRVGDPERIWHVKGCVPLWDLAADKLVLHHLDFHDLGTLHICRKAGAARPVFHVLRKFNAEYEAQRELGRVREVHFKSADGARVHGWLLTPPDFNPKRKYPSILEVHGGPRAQYARVFFHEMQYLAAQGYVVMFTNPRGSQGYGRDFAGAIIAAWGTKDYDDVMAAADWLEAQPYIDKRRIGITGGSYGGYMTNIVVGRTRRFRAAVTQRSVFDLESFCGTSDIGHLDSYEFGGFPWENPDGYRVQNPLTYVGNIHTPLLIEHQEADFRCPIEQAEQLYGQLKLRGRIVELHRYPEESHGMSRGGRPDRRVIRLEAMAGWFKKYMK; the protein is encoded by the coding sequence ATGGCAAAGCAGAGAGTTGACAAGCGCCTTGTTTCGGCGACGGATTTTGCGGAGTTGAAGCATCCGCGCGCCTTGGCGTTGAGCCCGGACGGCGAATTGCTGGCATACACTCAGTGGTGGTGTGACCTGGCAAAGCAGAAGTACTTTGCCAATTTGCATATCTTGGAGACGCGCACCGGCGACAGCCATCAGTGGACGTTCGGTGAACACAGCGATCGCGCTCCCGTGTGGTCGCCCGACGGCACGAAGCTGGCGTTCTTACGGGTAGAGCAGGGCGCGGACTGCATCTTCGTGGTCGCGCGCTCGGGCGGCGCTCCGCAGCGGCTATTTAAGCGGCGCGGGAGCTTGGATTCCGTAAAGTGGGCGCAGGGCGGAGAATGCTTAATTCTCAGATTCCGTCCGGCCGATCCCGACGAAGCGGCGGACACCGCGGTTGCACAGGACAAGCAGCCTGAGGAGAAGCAGCCCGCGGTGCGCAAACTCAGCCGGCTGTATTACCGGTTGGACGGCGACGGGTTCTTCCCGCAGGAGCGCTATCAGCTCTACAAGCTTAGCCTCGCTGACGGCAAGCTCACGCAGTTGACCAAAGGGTTGGAAGATGTCGGCGGGTTCGATGTTGCGCCCGACGGCGCGCACGTCTGTTACATCGCGAATATTCAGCGCGATCCGGACACGAAGCCGTATCACCAGCAGTTATTCGTGCTCAACCTCAAGTCGCGCAAAAGCCAAGCGCTGAGGGTGGGTTTCGGCGAAAAGCATTCGCCGACTTACAGTCCGGACGGCCGGCACCTGGTCTATTTCGGTCACCACAACCTGAAAGACGCGTGGAGTGTCGAACCGGTTCACCCGTGGCTGGTTGACTTGAAGAGCGGCAAGGAGCGGAATCTGACGCCGAACTTCGATCGGATGGCCGGCGATCAATCGATCGGTGATCTTGGATTCGGTTCCGATTCGCCCGTGGTGGTTTGGAGCGGCGACGGCAAGTCGTTCTACTATCAGGTCTCCGACGAAGGCGACGTTTACCTCGTGCGCAAGGACCTGCGGGTGGGCGATCCGGAGCGGATCTGGCACGTGAAAGGCTGTGTTCCGCTATGGGACCTGGCGGCGGACAAGCTCGTGCTGCATCACCTGGACTTTCACGATCTGGGGACGCTGCACATCTGCCGCAAGGCCGGCGCGGCGCGTCCGGTATTCCACGTGCTCCGAAAGTTCAATGCGGAGTACGAAGCGCAGCGGGAACTCGGCCGGGTGCGCGAAGTGCACTTCAAGTCAGCGGACGGCGCGCGCGTGCATGGCTGGCTGTTGACGCCGCCCGACTTCAATCCAAAGCGGAAGTACCCTTCGATTCTGGAAGTACACGGCGGGCCGCGGGCACAGTACGCGCGGGTGTTTTTCCACGAGATGCAATATCTTGCGGCGCAGGGTTATGTGGTGATGTTCACGAATCCGCGCGGTTCACAGGGCTACGGGCGGGACTTCGCCGGCGCCATTATCGCGGCCTGGGGCACGAAGGATTACGATGATGTGATGGCTGCCGCGGACTGGCTGGAAGCGCAGCCATACATCGACAAGCGGCGGATCGGGATCACCGGCGGTTCGTACGGCGGCTATATGACGAATATCGTGGTCGGTCGCACGCGCCGGTTTCGCGCGGCGGTTACCCAGCGCTCGGTCTTTGATCTCGAGTCGTTCTGCGGCACGTCGGACATTGGCCACCTCGACAGCTATGAGTTCGGCGGGTTCCCGTGGGAGAATCCGGATGGCTATCGAGTCCAGAATCCGCTCACCTATGTCGGCAATATCCATACGCCGCTCTTGATCGAACATCAGGAAGCGGATTTTCGCTGTCCAATTGAGCAGGCGGAGCAGCTGTACGGCCAACTGAAGCTCAGGGGCAGAATCGTCGAGCTGCACCGCTATCCGGAAGAGAGCCACGGCATGTCGCGCGGCGGCCGGCCGGACCGCCGCGTGATCCGACTGGAGGCGATGGCGGGCTGGTTCAAGAAATACATGAAGTAA